In a genomic window of Bacillus rossius redtenbacheri isolate Brsri chromosome 4 unlocalized genomic scaffold, Brsri_v3 Brsri_v3_scf4_2, whole genome shotgun sequence:
- the LOC134541897 gene encoding TBC1 domain family member 22B, protein MDNGDVFMNHDPKVSFWNKNVRAVPGRPSPTKDPKVSRHRNAGSSASYHDFQESVSDAWDIGDDEFCVVSDVSIKISKKLAHSAALSVINSHRHTSSEESLPAVSSQKPCGYTISEEKKTEAMQRLATQKNPPPIVSEPNVQNSPSSRQYSGKPHAMKGQKSLKEKSKEGVVSEMSKLERFLPLFEMPLLNLEELKDLSWSGVPGKVRAITWRLLSGYLPANAERRAQVLEQKRQDYWNLVRQYYDTDRDEAYQDTYRQIHIDIPRMSPLIALFQQRTVQEMFERILYIWAIRHPASGYVQGMNDLVTPFYVVFLQEVLSDDADLDSCDVSSLTKEQRDIIEADSFWCLSKFLEEIQDNYIFAQLGIQQKVNQLKELIQRIDATLHRHIQSHDVDYLQFSFRWMNNLLTRELPLRCTIRLWDTYLAESDGFALFQLYVCAAFLLFWRRELLLERDFQGLMLLLQNLPTQNWGDSEISMLVAEAYRLKFTFADAPNHLQSGER, encoded by the coding sequence ATGGATAATGGTGATGTTTTTATGAACCATGACCCTAAAGTGTCATTTTGGAATAAGAATGTAAGAGCGGTTCCTGGAAGACCAAGCCCAACAAAAGATCCCAAAGTGTCTCGTCATCGCAATGCTGGAAGTTCAGCTTCATATCATGATTTCCAGGAAAGTGTCAGCGATGCATGGGACATTGGAGATGATGAATTTTGTGTAGTGTCAGATGTTAGTATTAAAATATCCAAGAAATTAGCTCATTCAGCCGCGTTAAGTGTCATTAACAGTCATCGTCACACGTCCAGTGAAGAGAGTTTACCTGCGGTATCTTCGCAAAAACCGTGCGGTTACACTATTTCAGAAGAGAAAAAGACGGAAGCTATGCAACGTTTGGCTACTCAGAAGAATCCGCCACCCATTGTTTCCGAGCCAAATGTTCAAAATTCTCCATCGTCCAGACAATACTCTGGTAAACCTCATGCAATGAAAGGCCAGAAATCGCTAAAAGAAAAATCCAAAGAAGGAGTAGTTAGTGAAATGAGTAAGCTTGAACGTTTTCTTCCACTCTTTGAAATGCCTTTGTTAAATTTGGAGGAATTAAAAGACTTGAGTTGGTCAGGTGTTCCTGGCAAAGTGCGTGCCATAACGTGGCGATTGTTGTCGGGATATTTACCAGCAAATGCTGAGCGTCGAGCACAAGTTCTAGAGCAAAAGAGGCAAGATTATTGGAACCTTGTTAGACAGTATTATGATACTGATAGAGATGAAGCATACCAAGATACTTACAGACAGATACACATAGACATACCTCGCATGAGTCCGCTTATTGCACTTTTCCAACAAAGAACTGTGCAAGAAATGTTTGAAAGGATTTTGTATATATGGGCCATTAGACACCCAGCCTCTGGTTATGTTCAAGGAATGAACGATTTGGTCACacctttttatgttgtttttctgCAAGAAGTGTTGTCTGATGATGCAGATCTGGACAGTTGTGATGTATCATCATTAACTAAGGAGCAAAGAGACATCATTGAAGCAGACTCTTTTTGGTGTCTctcaaaatttcttgaagaaatacAGGATAATTACATTTTTGCACAGTTGGGTATTCAACAAAAAGTTAATCAGTTGAAAGAACTTATTCAGCGTATTGATGCGACATTGCATAGACATATTCAAAGTCATGATGTTGATTACTTGCAGTTTTCTTTTCGCTGGATGAACAACCTTCTCACTAGGGAATTACCCCTTCGGTGTACAATAAGACTCTGGGACACGTACCTTGCCGAATCGGATGGTTTTGCATTGTTTCAACTGTATGTATGTGCTGCATTTTTGCTCTTTTGGAGGCGAGAACTATTGCTTGAACGGGATTTCCAGGGTTTGATGTTGCTATTGCAGAACTTGCCCACCCAGAACTGGGGCGACTCTGAAATCAGCATGCTGGTGGCAGAAGCTTATCGTCTTAAATTCACTTTTGCTGATGCCCCGAACCATTTGCAAAGTGGAGAGAGGTGA